atcccttccagtcctacaattctatgccACTGGGTAcctgcctctctcccccagcaGCTCTCTCTCAAGAGTAGGGAGAATGGGTGCCCTTGCTTTCTAGAAGACCTGGGGCCACCGTAAAGGGTGAACTGGGGTTTACCGCCACTCTCAGTGGGGCTTAACCTTCCCTGTGTTCCCAAAGGGAACCCCCCCTCTCTCCATGGGGATGGTTGGGATTAGCTCCCGCCCGCCACACCCCCCCCCTACTGTAGTGGCTCCTCCCATCAGGGAAGCTTGAGGTTTAACCTGGCAGCCTCTCCAACACTAAAGCGGgggaggacgggggggggggtgttatccCCTCGTGCCTTCATCTCTTTGAAGGACAATCTGGGGCTGAACGAGGACCTCCCCTTCCAGTTCTCTGCTGTGCAGATTAGAGGGCTCAACTGGAGGAACActcaaccccccccgcccccccaccaccaAGAGATGTGCTGGGGTTTAACCCCCCCTTcctcttgcccccaccccccaccccctcaggtgggagagggaagaagGAGCCTGTCCCTTAAGCTGGTCTTAACCCTCAGGCCTGCCCCCCCCTTCAGGGAATATGTTGGGGTTTAACCCCCCAAGGAATATTGAGGTTTAACCTCATACTCGCCCTCGTTCTCGGGAAAAGGCAGATTTAGGGGTTTAAACCTCACGCCCGCCCGGGCCCCCTTTCTCCCTGGGTGACATGTTGGGGTTTAACCCCCCCCTTTCtcacgcggggggggggctgggggttcaaCCCCTCctgcctgcgcccccccccccatccccgagaACAAGGATTTAAGGTTAAACTCCAGCAGCTTCCCCAGCCGGAGGGGGTTAAACCCCCCCACCTCAGGGGGGGAGGAGAATTGGGGTTTAACCCCCCTTCCCGCCAGCCCCCCACGGGGGAGGGGACCGGGGTTTAACCCCCCCCCTTTCacggggggctgctggtcccccCCCGGGGGATCGGGGGGGTCGCGCCCCCCGCCCgggggcctggccccgccccttacCGGCAGCTTGGGGCTGACCTCCCCCTTGCAGCTGTGGCAGAAGAAGCGATGCTGGGACACGGCGGCCGCTGCCGAGGCCTCCGccatcttctctctccccctcccccggctccctgcctgccgtcaGTCCTCCGCGGGGGAACGCCGAGACTAGGGCCCGCGCGCCCAGAGCGACCGGCAGGCCCCTCTAGCCGCCCACTTCCGCCTACTCGCTTGTGCTCCGCCGGGAGGGGGCCGGAGGACTCAGTCCTCCACCAGGCTAGCGAGACGCGAGGGCTGCAAGGTAGAGCGGCCCCCTCGGTTCTTCCGTCTCCCAAGTCCTCCACTTGGCCAGCGAGACTTGGGCGAGGGTGAGGCTAGAGCGTCGCCCGGTAAATTCCACCGATGGCCTGCGCTTTAGCGCGCCAGTCTTACCACCGAGACGAGCAGGGGTGTGCGTAGAGCGGCCCCATTATAGCCGTGCTCTCTAGCGGACAAGGGATAGAGTCTCTATAGCTCTGACTGTCGGGTCCCCCGCCGAGGGGGGATCGGAGCGGTCGGAAGTGACCGGAAGTAATCAGCGCTGAGCCGGAAGTTGAAGGGGACGGGGTTGCTATGGTTGCTGCGTGGGCCTAATcgacccccctcctcccagacAATTCAGGCTGAGGCCCCAGGTGAGTGAGGGCACCGGGGGTGGGGCCCCCAAGGCAGCCAGCGGCGGGGGGAGGAGTGCCTCCCTGGCCAGGGGGCATCGAACTGTGGAGGCTGTCCCACGAAGGCAGCTGgacaggcagagaacccaggagtcctgcccctcctcccgtCCCATGCTGCGACCCCTCGGCCACTCTCCCTTCCCAGCGctaggagcagaacccaggagtcctggccccacgTCCCATGCTGCGACCCCTCGGCCACTCTCCCTTCCCagcgctgggaacagaacccaggagtcctggccccacgTCCCATGCTGTggctcattcagtccttggcaGGTGTGCCTGCCTGCCTAGATTGCCAAGAAGGGGGCAGGCTGTGATGGTAGCTTTGGTATAGGCTTAGCCTCAAACCCACCAGATTCATTTCAGGCATGAATCGGTAACAGCTTTTAGTCTCCACTGATCTAGGCCAATTCAAACAGGTGACTAGAGAGGTGAAAATCGTTGCATCCAATCAGCAAATCTCCTGCGCTTGCCTGTATCACCTGATAAGAACTTTAATAACATAAATGCCTTTTCCCATATCCTTCTGGTATTTTAAGTTGCTGGCAAGATGACTCAGGCAGAAATTAAACTCTGTTCCCTCCTGCTGCAAGAACATTTTGGCGAGATTGTGGAAAAGATAGGGACTCATCTTATCAAGACAGGCAGCCAGCCGCTGAGAGTGATTGCCAACGACACAGGGATGTCACTAGATCAGGTATGTCTGGAATACTGACTGAACTATTATTCGCTCATTACAACTTGTCAGTCACCATTTCTGGTGCTTTTGAAGAATTCTGTTATTCTAAATGTGTTTGCAAAAGGTAAATCAGAATTTGAACATGTCTCCTTAAAACCAAATCAGTTTCATAAATAGTACAGATTGcaatccatgggagttttgccgttgGCTTTAACAGAAAAGGTTCTGAGCTCTTAAGTCTCCACCGAAGGGCAAAGGGAAGGAGGGTGGTCTAATTTAGTTTTATAGAGAGTGGAGTGCACAAGAGATGGAGTTCCCTGAAGTTAGTGCAGCATCTGGAGAATAAGGAGGTGAGACTTACTGGCCCAGAATCACACAGTGAATCAGGACTACAGTCGAGATTCTCAGGCCCTGCCTCGAGTAGGAGGAGATGTTGTATGTTTTTCCATCTCTTAGTTCTGTGGCAGCCCGGGGCCCCTGGGGAATTTCAAACATCACCCTTCCCTCTCCCACAATAAAGATGATCTGGTGAACAGCTCAATAGCTTTATCTTAGGTTGTAAATGATCAGCGCTAATTGGGGAATGTATGACCATTCCTGAGACTATGGATGGAGATAAAGCACCTAAGCGGAGGGGCATTCCCTTCCTGATCCCTGAGGTGATCAGCCCTGAAGTATGATGGTTGTTTTCCCCCATATAAACTATGCTAAGTTTCCAAGTACGTGGCTCATTCCTTTCTCTGGCATGTGCAGGTTAAGAAAGCTCTCTGTGTCCTCATTCAACACAACCTGGTGACCTACCAGCTGCAGAAGCGAGGCTTTGTGGAGTACGAAGCTTCATGCAGTCGGGTGCTGAGGATCCTCCGGTATCCACATTACATCTACACTGCCAAGACCCTCTACAGCGACATGGGCGAGCTGATcgtggaggagctgctgctgaatgGCAAAATGACCATGAGTGCTGTGGTGCGAAAGGTTGCGAACAGGCTGACGGAAACTATGGAGGGTGAGCCAAAGCGGTATGGAGATAGCTGAGAAATAGAGCTGAAACCTTTTGCTGCAGCATCTTATCATCTGTCTGGCAAGGTTTGGGGCTGCCGGGCCGATACTTCATGCTACCAGAGTGGCTGGGTTCTGTACGCAGTGAAAGGGGATTGGATGGCTTCCAGGATCTGTGCAGAAGAAGAGGGCTCTGGacatagagcctgatccaaagtccattgaagtaaatgggaatcgttccattgacttcagtgggctttaggtCAGGTCCATATGGAGCATCCTCTAGGGGCTGTACAGAACACTGACACTCCCAAGcacctccaggagagaggtcaaTATCATCATCCACATTctgtagatggggaaactgaggcacagggagaggaggggactgCCCAAGATCAAACAGTGAGTCActatcagagctgggaacagaactggcTCCTGTGCTTGGACCATTTGACTATGATTTATTTCGATGTCTCTTCTACCCTATCCTTCTATCAGTAGACAAGTGTAGAGTCAGCATGGTAGGAAACCTGGGAATCCATTCTCTGCTCTACCATTGGCTCACTGTATGACCTGGAGGGAGTCACTGCCcctcattgtgcctcagtttgcccatctgtaaaatgggagtaacaACACTTACCCAATGACAAGTGCTATGTAGATTCCAAAGAATGTAAGTCCTGGTTTCCTGCATATTTCTCATCTCAAGGCTGAATTTTACTAAAATGGAAAACACATGTATTAGTCATTGAATCTGTTTTTCCCTTACCTCCGTGTCTGTCCCTCCAACAGACCTAAGTTTGTTCTGCTCATTTAACTATTTCCCTTGATTCGTAGCCTACAAAGAGGTGGAAATCTTTGTGTTTCCACTGCATCTTTCTCTTAAGAGAAATGTGGGAGGCCTTAAATATCTGGGAAGAAAGATATTCCCAGATTCCCTCggggggaggggatagctcagtggtttgatcattggcctgctaaacccagggttgtgagttcaatccttgagggggccatttagggatctggggcaaaaatctgtctgggaattggccctgctttgagcagggggttggactagatacctcctgacgtcccttccaaccctgagattctatgaaagggAAAAACCTCAACTGGCCAGCCAGAGTCATAGTTGTTCACTGAACTATATTAGTGGCTCCGCTTGATTAAAAGACACCAATGCTGTATAATCCAATGGAGCTTTATAGCCTCTGGTGTACAAGCTGTGTCTCAACAAACACTGAGTTAAACAGGAAGAGAGGGGAGAGCAGCGTGCAGTGACTACAGCACTGCATGGAGAGTCAGGTTTTATTCCTGattctgccattgacctgctgggtgaccttgggcaaatcagtgCCCCactccgtgcctcggtttcctttcctgccttttatctgtcttgtctatttagattgtaagctcctcagggcagagagtCTCACTACAtacagtgcctagtgcaatggggccctgatctcaggtgcTGCTGGAATATAAATGACGATAATGAGAGAAGTTAAGAGGCATCAGAGACAAACTGCATTATCCGGTGAGATTTGAAATAAGACGGAGATTCAGGAATTTGCTAAAAGCTGCCAGAAAGACTCTCCTGTGGATGGTGGCAaagagagaggctgagagagggCCCTGCTAGAGGTGGGGAGTGGAGCAGGAATATACAGGAAATGTTTCAGGTGTAGAAGCAGCGTAGGAGAAGGTTCTTGCACCAGCAGTTGTGAGATCTGCAAAGGGACAGAGAGCAGACTCATGCTACGAGCATGGTGGGGAGAAAGACGGGTTAAGATTTTTCaaggtgactagtgatttttgggtgcccaagttGTGACACATTAAAAAGACCTGCCTGGCCCATctcaggcccctttaaggggtCTCTAGTTGCCAcctagaaactgaggcacccgaAATCACCCATCGCCTTTGCAGATTTGGCCCAAGGTCTGAAGTCAGCTGGAGTGAGTGGGTGGAAGGTGCTAAATGCACATCAAATATGGAGCGTTCTCTTGCGCAGCCCTGCTTGTTTGTCTCTTAAAGACGATGGTGCGGCCTGATCCCCGCGcgggtgcaggagcagctggagttTGGGATCATGATCCATTATGTTCTCCTTGGTATCCTTTTGCCCAGATGGGAAAACCATGGACTATGGTGAAGTCTCCAACACGTTTGTGCGCCTAGCGGACACGCACTTCATTCAGAGATGCCCAATGGCCCCTGAAACGACTGAGACTTCGGATGCGCCACCACCTCCTGTGCCCACTTTGGCGGTTAATGAGAAGGACATGTACATGGTCCCCAACCTGAATCTCATAGGTGAGAGCTGTCAATCTCCTTGGGTAGCTTGCATTTAGAATGTGGGTGGGTGGCATCAAATGCTCGGGGTGATCTCTGTGTACTCAGCAAAGGGCTTTGGGAGCTTTCTGACCTGAACGCAAGACTGCTGGGCTGGTATTCAGAGGCAAACCCTGTCTTTGGCCCGCAGGGAAAGGGAAAAGGAGAAGATCATTTGACGATGAAGATAACGGTGAACACAAGGCAAAAAGGCAGAAACAAGATGCAGACAGCAAAGAGGTATTGCTAACCCGCTGCTGCTCCTTGGCTTGCATTCAGACCAGCGATGATCTCTGCGATCTTAGCAGTCCTTTATTCCAGTATCTGACCTTTTGGGTCAATAGCCAGTGAAGACCAGCAGGGACCACAGAGTCCACAGTGCCTACCCTAGGGGGAATGAGGCTGCTCTACAGCCTTTGTTCAAGAGGCTGTTTGGTGTGGACAGTCTGCCTGTCATCCACTATGTAACCTCCCCTTCTTGGTTCGATTCCCGTTGTTCCAACTCTTCTGAGATTCGAGACACTTGCAGCTCCCAGCAAGCTCCAGGGTtcattgcaggtgctcagcacccctcaGAATTTGCCCTGCTGACGGTGCTCATTCCTCAGACGAGCATCTGGCTCTGCAGCCAGTAAACCAGCCTCAGCGTttccttctccctcttccccgtttctcctcagcccccgcccgaTGACGGCATTTATTGGCAAGCCAACATCGATCGGTTCCACCAGCACTTCCGAGACCAAGCCATAGTCAGCGCCGTGGCCAACAGGATGGACCAGGTACGCAGACGTAATCGGGAACTTCCTCAGCTGGGTTACTCCAGGTAGCAGGAGTGGGGAATTGGGTGATCGCAACCTTGACAGTTACATGTTAAAAGcttcaaatctcatgcttcaaggTACTAGCTGATGGTTacaagggtcaggaaggaatatttCACCTTCTTCTGAAATATCGGGCATTGGTTGCTGCTGCAGACAGGAATTGGACCGAGGGCTTCTTCCCGTTttattcaatgggagttttgccctagATGCACCAGCTGTTTGCTCCAGTATATCAATTCCTACATGCCTGTTATCCATGCTGCTAAGCCCATATGTTGCTCTCCCAGAGCATCTTTCACTTCCCCTGCAATGGAATGGTCTTGCTGGCAGTTCAGTGGGGCATGTGACCAGCCTAAGATGAGTGGAAGGAGGCTAATGCAACCTAGATCTTACTGGAGGCTGATTTCTGAAATTGGAGCACCCTGGTTCTTGACGGGGGAAGGGAATTCTTCTTCTTCCGTCATGTGAACAGAGATTCTTTCAAGGCCTAAAAGCTgtttccttccttttgaaacagaccagcaGTGAAATAGTGCGGACTATGCTGAGGATGAGTGAAATTACTACATCTTCCAATGCACCTTATACGCAGCCACTGTCTTCCAACGAGGTGAGTTTCTGCAGAACTTGGGGCACTCCATAGTAATCGGACACGGATAACTGGATTTCTTTCGCTGTTATATGCATTGTGGCAGCAGCTAGCAACCCATGTCCTCGACCAGGACCTCTTGATGCTCGACACAGAACAAGCTCCAGACACTGTATTATTGAATGGCACAGGAACCCAGCTGAACACTCGTTTTAGACTTCAAGGCAGACAAAGATCtaacaaaatccaatggctgaaagttgaagctagacaacttCAGGCTGGAAATCAGGTGTGAAATGTTAACCGTGAGGGTAATTCATCATTGGAACAGCTCACCAGCGGtcgtggcagattctccatcactagcagtttttaaatcaagtctgggtgtttttctaaatgatctgctgTAGTTCAGAAAGGCATTATTTCAGGAGTTTCTGTGTCCTCTTatatggaggtcagactagaggatcacagtgacttcttttggccttggaatctatgaattgatgactggctctgctgctgactcactgtgtgacctcaggcaagttacttcacctctctgtgccgcAGCTTCTCCTTCTGTAAAACGGAGATAAAAATGCTTACCGTGGAGCAGGGCTCTGAGGATCAATGAGCACATGTTTGTAAAGCCCTCTGATATCCAAATGAATTAAGTACTGTTTATTTTTATCATCTTAAATGCGAATAGCACGTATGTTCTGGGTGTTCTTTTATTCCACAGATATTCAGATCTCTTCCAGCAGGATACAACATTGTGAAACAAATTCTGGATCAGTATCTCACTTTGCTAGCTGATGATCCGGTAAGAAATGCATTATGTATAATTTGGGTTTGAACAGGGTTTCCGCCTTTGGTCCAGTTCTGATTGAGGGCCCCAATCATGCAGTCCTCTCCACGTGAGTGGACCCCATTAAAGTGAGTGGTACCTGCATAAGCAAAGCTGTTCACCTGCTTATGCGTTGGTAGGATCAGGGCTTTGGTTTCTTCACCTCACTCAGCGTGGACAGCGAAAACAGGCACTAGTCAGTTTTACCTTCTGTTTCGAGTCGATTTCATCTTGGAGTTCTCCTGCCCTAGGTCAgaatggctgcagctgggaggaggaagatttaaatgcaaaagaaaaacatgTTTCTCATTAACCTTTAAACATCATGAGACTGTTACTATTAACATTAGGCTTTGGA
This genomic window from Mauremys mutica isolate MM-2020 ecotype Southern chromosome 17, ASM2049712v1, whole genome shotgun sequence contains:
- the POLR3C gene encoding DNA-directed RNA polymerase III subunit RPC3; the encoded protein is MTQAEIKLCSLLLQEHFGEIVEKIGTHLIKTGSQPLRVIANDTGMSLDQVKKALCVLIQHNLVTYQLQKRGFVEYEASCSRVLRILRYPHYIYTAKTLYSDMGELIVEELLLNGKMTMSAVVRKVANRLTETMEDGKTMDYGEVSNTFVRLADTHFIQRCPMAPETTETSDAPPPPVPTLAVNEKDMYMVPNLNLIGKGKRRRSFDDEDNGEHKAKRQKQDADSKEPPPDDGIYWQANIDRFHQHFRDQAIVSAVANRMDQTSSEIVRTMLRMSEITTSSNAPYTQPLSSNEIFRSLPAGYNIVKQILDQYLTLLADDPLEFVGKSGDSGGGMYVINLHKALATLATATLESIVQERFGSRCARIFRLLLRKKHLEQKQVEDFAMIPAKEAKDMLYKMLSENFVSLQEIPKTPDHAPSRTFYLYTVNTLSSARMLLHRCYKSVANLIERRQYETKENKRLLEKSQRVEAILASMQATGAEEVQLQEIEEMITAPERQQLENLKRNVNKIDASENQVDETIFVLESYIESTVKKL